In the genome of Cellvibrio sp. KY-YJ-3, one region contains:
- a CDS encoding endonuclease: MKRSLFLPAALIAAFSLPLQAEVLISEVLYDPPNGLDSTLEWIELFNAGCDAIDLSTYTLQDKQGAPVLNLSGTIQPNSYLTFAREADAFTTRYGFAPNLTGMSLALGNSGDLFVLKNNGVDVDTVAWENGISGWTIAAVDVSIYRVDNTTPATNAQWAVSTADSPGIGPLTQDCSGGGASSSNTTSSISSSSSSTEEISSSSSSSVTSSESSSISSLSSASSSSLAIPYSYDVYYAPAMGLEGFELRVALHNIIRTGHINLSYSQVWSALQYADEDPDNTANVLLLYSGRSADKNDRDGQPGFDNDSWNREHVWAKSYGFPDDNQFAYTDIHHLRPEDKTVNSSRSNKAFDNGGTAQGEAPDTFTDDDSWEPRDAVKGDVARMMFYMDVRYEGTDGNTPDLVLVDNTAMASGDANIGKLCTLVEWSQLDPVDNFEMRRNHRIQEWQGNRNPFIDNPNWVLSLWGDFCGVTSSSSSSSTTSNESSSSISSEASSAILSSSSSTAISSSASSTVISSSSTASASATNSGSGSGSLNWLSLLLLLSLVRLRRQ, translated from the coding sequence ATGAAACGTAGTCTTTTTTTACCCGCCGCGTTGATTGCGGCTTTTTCACTGCCATTGCAGGCAGAGGTTTTAATTTCAGAGGTGCTTTACGATCCACCCAATGGTTTGGACAGCACATTGGAATGGATCGAGCTTTTTAATGCGGGCTGTGATGCGATTGATCTGAGCACCTATACCTTGCAAGACAAACAAGGCGCGCCGGTACTTAACCTGAGCGGCACGATTCAGCCAAATAGTTATTTAACATTTGCGCGCGAGGCAGATGCGTTTACCACACGCTACGGCTTTGCACCCAACTTGACAGGTATGTCGCTTGCGCTGGGCAACAGCGGTGATTTATTTGTTTTAAAAAATAATGGTGTCGATGTAGATACAGTTGCATGGGAAAACGGTATTAGCGGTTGGACAATTGCAGCGGTTGATGTATCGATTTATCGCGTTGATAACACAACGCCGGCAACCAACGCGCAGTGGGCAGTCAGCACTGCGGATAGCCCCGGCATCGGCCCGCTCACGCAAGATTGCTCCGGTGGTGGGGCGTCGAGTAGCAATACAACTAGCAGTATAAGCAGCAGTTCAAGTAGCACTGAAGAAATCAGTAGCAGCTCAAGTTCCAGCGTTACATCGAGTGAAAGCAGTAGTATAAGCAGTTTGTCATCTGCCAGCTCATCATCGTTAGCAATACCTTATAGCTACGATGTGTATTATGCACCGGCAATGGGACTTGAAGGATTTGAGTTGCGCGTCGCGCTACACAATATTATTCGCACCGGCCATATTAATTTAAGCTACAGCCAAGTGTGGAGCGCGCTGCAATATGCCGACGAAGACCCGGATAACACCGCAAATGTATTGTTGTTATACAGCGGCCGCTCGGCGGATAAAAATGATCGCGATGGGCAACCTGGATTTGATAACGACTCCTGGAACCGCGAACATGTTTGGGCAAAATCCTACGGCTTTCCTGATGACAATCAATTCGCCTATACCGATATTCATCACCTGCGCCCGGAAGATAAAACCGTTAACAGTTCACGCAGTAACAAAGCCTTTGATAATGGTGGCACTGCGCAAGGTGAAGCACCCGATACCTTTACTGATGACGATTCATGGGAACCGCGTGATGCGGTAAAAGGCGATGTGGCGCGCATGATGTTTTATATGGATGTGCGTTATGAAGGCACCGATGGCAACACACCGGATTTGGTTTTAGTGGATAACACGGCCATGGCAAGCGGTGATGCCAATATCGGTAAGTTGTGTACTTTGGTTGAGTGGAGTCAGCTGGACCCGGTCGATAATTTTGAAATGCGCCGCAACCATCGTATTCAGGAATGGCAAGGAAACCGCAATCCGTTTATTGATAATCCAAATTGGGTACTTAGTTTGTGGGGCGATTTCTGCGGCGTAACATCGTCTTCCAGCAGCAGTAGTACTACAAGCAATGAATCAAGCAGCAGCATAAGCAGTGAAGCCAGTAGCGCCATATTATCAAGCAGCTCATCTACGGCCATAAGCAGTAGCGCAAGCAGCACTGTTATTTCCAGCAGCTCAACCGCTTCTGCGTCAGCCACTAACAGCGGCTCGGGTAGCGGCTCATTAAACTGGTTAAGTTTATTGTTGCTATTAAGTCTAGTTAGATTGCGTAGACAATAA
- a CDS encoding TonB-dependent receptor yields MKPLLKRSALFMAMTAGISGYAHAQDTSSSILGKISAPDGSPAADTRIIVIHEPSGTRSEVKTNSAGSYSLKGLRIGGPYKITIDSDTYRDAEMRDLFLQLGKVLRLDQTLEAADIAELEEVLVMGTIINSSTKGASSVFSEDDIKKTPAFSRDIKDIIRSNPMVVVEDGQLSIAGSNPRFNNITVDGIGQNDDFGLNFGGYPTARPPVSLDAVSQISVNSAPFTAKVGGFSGGLVNVVTKSGTNELQGSVFAEGTNDSLSGDPKTGDLDLGEETTMGFSVGGPLVEDKAFYFISYESFEQDTTALYGLNGSGANESEITSAQYEQFLQILNDTYGLTDSVAGGAGERDDKLLVKFDINLSDEHRLDFSYQKQDNELDRNSPDQDYQLRLNSNFFTIKTESDTYSSHLFSDWSDAFSTVIGLSYKDLTTDSLKNSDLGEVTVNIGSNEILFGTDRSRHANIADTQTWQLHLDGTYLLGNHELRFGYQGQSVTYYNLFGQYTDGVWEFASLDDFAAKKPNFFAYRNAYTNNAEDLAYSAERTTHALYAEDSWAVTPSLLLTFGLRYEQLASDDVPQENTRFVSTYGYSNTENLDGLDIILPRFNFNWDLNETMTLRGGIGRFSGGKPNVWLANSFTNDGLTYVAAPSSATNAAITDPANVDFTQIPDSVQASLVSGTGSTAYVDPDYELESDWRYQLGWDQELNIPYLGDGYLWSTEFNYIDKEDSSFWVDTSRTERRRTADGQRIIYQSIYSGNLANNYDLMLTNAKKDGRSIIWTTNLKKDWDNGVNMFAAYTHQDVTEVNPGTNSTASSNYNFNVTMNRNEELVGTSNYEIKHRFVLNLGYAANWFGDNETRINVAFERRSGRPLSWTLDAFNDNDFGDQRDFQNSDVYLPYIPTGPNDTNIDWEGSNWPGATTNEEKYAAMLEVIQGAGLEGYAGGYVPKNSTTQPWVTDLDLSVQQDIPGFADGHTGTIYFTIENLLNLIDSSKGEVRRMEFPQQTLWDYDVNSTTGQYQYDVRFNGTNTNNWSEYIPEASVWRLKLGVRYSF; encoded by the coding sequence ATGAAACCGCTATTAAAAAGAAGCGCCCTCTTTATGGCGATGACTGCCGGGATTTCCGGTTATGCCCATGCACAGGACACCAGCTCATCCATCCTCGGTAAAATCAGCGCGCCGGACGGTTCACCCGCCGCCGATACCCGCATCATCGTGATACATGAACCCTCCGGCACGCGCAGTGAAGTGAAAACCAACAGCGCCGGTAGCTACTCGCTCAAAGGCCTGCGCATTGGCGGCCCCTACAAAATCACCATCGATTCCGATACCTATCGCGACGCCGAGATGCGCGATCTATTTCTGCAATTAGGCAAGGTGCTGCGTCTGGATCAAACTCTGGAAGCGGCAGATATAGCCGAGTTGGAAGAGGTGCTGGTGATGGGCACCATCATCAACTCCAGCACCAAAGGCGCCAGTTCGGTATTCAGTGAAGACGATATTAAAAAGACCCCCGCCTTCAGCCGCGATATTAAAGACATCATCCGCAGCAACCCGATGGTGGTGGTAGAAGACGGACAGCTGAGCATTGCCGGTAGCAACCCGCGCTTCAACAATATCACTGTGGATGGTATCGGCCAGAACGACGACTTTGGCTTGAACTTCGGTGGTTACCCCACGGCGCGCCCACCGGTATCACTGGATGCCGTAAGCCAAATCAGCGTGAATTCGGCGCCCTTCACTGCCAAAGTCGGCGGCTTCTCCGGCGGTTTGGTCAACGTGGTGACTAAATCGGGTACTAATGAGCTACAGGGCTCAGTATTTGCTGAAGGCACCAACGACAGCCTTTCCGGCGACCCGAAAACCGGCGACCTGGATCTGGGCGAAGAAACTACCATGGGGTTCAGCGTGGGCGGGCCACTGGTGGAGGACAAAGCGTTTTATTTTATCTCTTACGAATCCTTCGAGCAGGACACCACCGCGCTCTACGGCCTGAATGGTTCCGGCGCCAACGAGAGTGAAATCACCAGCGCCCAATACGAGCAGTTCCTGCAGATCCTCAACGATACCTATGGCCTGACCGACTCAGTAGCCGGTGGTGCGGGCGAGCGCGATGACAAGCTGTTGGTCAAGTTCGACATCAACCTGAGCGATGAACACCGCCTGGATTTCAGCTACCAGAAGCAGGATAACGAACTCGACCGCAACAGCCCGGATCAGGATTACCAGCTGCGCTTGAATTCCAACTTCTTCACCATCAAAACCGAATCAGACACCTACAGCTCACACCTGTTTTCTGACTGGAGCGATGCCTTCAGCACGGTCATCGGCCTGTCCTACAAAGACCTGACAACTGACTCGCTGAAAAACTCGGACCTGGGTGAAGTGACCGTCAATATCGGCAGCAATGAAATCCTGTTTGGTACCGACCGCTCGCGCCACGCCAATATCGCCGATACCCAAACCTGGCAGCTGCATTTGGACGGCACCTATTTGTTAGGCAACCACGAGTTGCGTTTTGGCTACCAGGGCCAAAGCGTGACCTATTACAACCTGTTCGGCCAATACACCGACGGCGTGTGGGAATTCGCGAGCCTGGATGATTTTGCCGCGAAGAAACCCAATTTCTTTGCCTATCGCAATGCCTACACCAATAACGCCGAAGACCTGGCCTACAGTGCAGAACGCACCACCCATGCACTTTACGCCGAGGACAGCTGGGCGGTTACTCCCTCGCTGTTGCTCACCTTTGGCCTGCGCTATGAGCAGCTCGCCTCAGACGATGTACCGCAAGAAAATACGCGCTTCGTGAGCACCTATGGTTACAGCAATACCGAAAACCTGGATGGGCTTGACATCATCCTGCCGCGCTTCAACTTCAACTGGGACTTGAATGAGACCATGACCCTGCGCGGTGGCATCGGCCGCTTTAGCGGTGGCAAACCCAACGTCTGGCTCGCCAACTCCTTCACCAACGACGGCCTCACCTACGTTGCCGCGCCGAGCAGCGCTACCAACGCGGCCATCACCGACCCCGCTAATGTCGACTTCACCCAAATTCCCGACTCAGTGCAAGCCTCATTGGTCAGCGGCACTGGCAGTACCGCCTATGTCGACCCGGACTATGAACTGGAATCTGATTGGCGCTATCAACTGGGTTGGGATCAGGAGCTGAACATTCCCTATTTGGGCGATGGTTACCTGTGGAGCACCGAATTCAACTACATCGACAAGGAAGACTCCTCCTTCTGGGTAGATACCTCGCGCACCGAAAGACGCCGCACCGCCGACGGCCAGCGCATCATTTACCAGAGCATTTACAGCGGCAACCTGGCCAACAACTACGACCTGATGCTGACCAATGCCAAAAAAGATGGCCGCAGTATTATCTGGACCACAAACCTGAAAAAAGACTGGGATAACGGCGTGAATATGTTTGCCGCCTATACCCATCAGGACGTGACCGAGGTCAACCCCGGCACCAACTCCACCGCCTCATCCAACTACAACTTCAACGTCACCATGAACCGCAACGAGGAGTTGGTTGGCACCAGTAACTACGAAATCAAACACCGCTTTGTACTCAACCTCGGCTACGCCGCCAACTGGTTTGGCGATAACGAAACCCGTATCAATGTAGCGTTTGAGCGCCGCTCTGGCCGCCCACTGAGTTGGACACTCGACGCCTTTAACGACAACGACTTTGGCGACCAGCGCGACTTCCAAAACAGCGATGTCTACCTGCCTTACATTCCCACCGGCCCGAACGACACCAATATCGATTGGGAGGGCAGTAACTGGCCGGGTGCCACCACCAACGAAGAAAAATACGCCGCCATGCTGGAGGTTATCCAAGGCGCTGGACTGGAGGGTTATGCCGGCGGTTATGTGCCGAAAAACTCCACCACCCAACCCTGGGTTACTGACCTGGACTTGAGTGTGCAGCAGGACATTCCCGGATTTGCTGACGGTCACACCGGCACCATTTATTTCACCATTGAAAACCTGCTCAACCTGATCGACAGCAGCAAAGGTGAAGTCCGTCGCATGGAATTCCCACAACAAACCCTGTGGGACTACGACGTGAATTCCACTACCGGCCAATACCAATACGACGTGCGCTTTAACGGCACCAACACCAACAACTGGAGTGAATACATTCCGGAAGCCTCGGTGTGGCGCCTGAAACTGGGCGTGCGCTACAGCTTTTAA
- a CDS encoding PhnD/SsuA/transferrin family substrate-binding protein: protein MNDLKIFAPLSLPFTLFFIAVLAMWLLGKNSQAPLNYHLPSLIEDSYTCAAGNNPAVEKLTVYMNTESVARNLANLLCGDPVVQRQYQQVQAYWGTGDVSDITFIGKGIGDLVNTKDNIVQAFDAENTHGYKRLASYSQYQAYLIGRHEKPLLTREYLLGRRIGLLDYPSSRSGHIIPMHLFRELDLREDQISIVYSHNHTGLRELLASGKVDMIASYWSEEDGEQFSENYIQAIGDSDIRGSSWYLKMNGRNTDLFCALQTTLGNLAQQQQSTYFGELSYAEGCPQPLVKR from the coding sequence ATGAATGACTTAAAAATTTTTGCACCGCTAAGTTTGCCATTCACGCTATTTTTTATAGCGGTATTGGCTATGTGGCTGCTGGGCAAAAATAGTCAGGCACCGCTTAATTATCATTTGCCGAGTTTGATTGAAGACAGCTACACCTGCGCGGCGGGAAACAATCCCGCGGTAGAAAAATTAACGGTGTATATGAACACAGAAAGCGTTGCGCGCAATCTCGCCAATTTATTGTGCGGTGATCCGGTGGTGCAGCGGCAGTATCAACAGGTGCAAGCCTATTGGGGTACGGGCGATGTTTCCGATATCACTTTTATCGGCAAAGGCATCGGCGATTTAGTGAATACCAAAGACAATATTGTGCAGGCGTTTGATGCGGAAAATACCCACGGCTATAAACGTCTTGCCAGCTATTCACAGTATCAAGCCTATTTAATTGGTCGCCATGAAAAACCCTTATTAACCCGCGAGTATTTACTCGGTCGGCGCATAGGTTTATTGGATTATCCGTCCAGTCGCTCCGGGCATATTATTCCCATGCATTTATTTCGCGAGTTGGATTTACGCGAGGATCAAATATCCATTGTGTACAGCCACAATCACACCGGCCTGCGTGAATTACTCGCCAGCGGCAAGGTAGATATGATTGCCAGCTATTGGTCAGAAGAAGACGGCGAACAATTTTCAGAAAATTATATTCAAGCCATCGGCGACAGCGATATTCGCGGCAGCAGTTGGTATTTAAAAATGAATGGGCGCAATACGGATCTATTCTGCGCCCTGCAAACCACCTTGGGTAACCTCGCACAGCAACAACAGTCCACCTATTTTGGTGAACTCAGTTACGCGGAAGGTTGCCCACAGCCGCTGGTGAAACGTTAA
- a CDS encoding DUF1330 domain-containing protein, which translates to MAAYVIVDIEVHNPENYKDYLTKITPTVFACNGRYLVRGANAEVVSGNWQPKRLVVMEFPDLATANHWATCAEYAPIHALRTANATANMIIVEGSVDYTG; encoded by the coding sequence ATGGCTGCTTATGTGATTGTCGATATTGAAGTACATAACCCCGAAAACTATAAAGATTACCTCACGAAAATTACGCCCACAGTATTTGCCTGCAACGGACGCTATTTAGTGCGCGGCGCAAACGCCGAGGTCGTTAGCGGTAACTGGCAACCCAAACGTTTGGTGGTGATGGAATTTCCTGATCTCGCCACTGCCAATCATTGGGCGACTTGCGCGGAATATGCCCCCATCCATGCACTGCGCACGGCGAATGCAACGGCCAATATGATTATTGTGGAAGGCAGTGTGGATTACACAGGGTGA
- a CDS encoding TNT domain-containing protein, with protein MINLVIKDQSGQSYELTARTRSPRTSSAKRYSSDSYSTFRFVARLPVTLQQWMQILNRTHHSANFHSSHPGEVYQAVAQCILRGDLAIYKLPTLAAAGALKGKNGFGLCIIKGPNPHIATDLIPEVINTTDAAQQLFNQLGISSQLFLAYLNSENLYNTNQKQNPLADALHLFATGELLAYKIPLPPKAPPAKAAEFLPATAADRPVPLAPEGTRNPEEIETPTQNMVSPTVESKEKNSDVISDEDETKKATYDEFCSTVEEFEVRNALSEQAYAMYTKEQWNELEALFNDNNLNGGWPPNRGAISTSEITLQIDTQIDRYGGFIDRNTGQFRDFGTFVSYKGEPFENRALPPDTKSKTMKSYTVVKPIPKVNAGKAIPWFNQAGLGTQLETPLTIEDLVSKGYLKEV; from the coding sequence GTGATAAATCTCGTTATTAAAGACCAGAGCGGCCAGTCTTATGAGCTGACAGCCCGCACCAGGTCTCCTCGCACATCTTCAGCAAAACGCTACTCCAGTGATTCCTATTCAACCTTTCGTTTTGTTGCCAGGTTACCGGTCACACTGCAGCAGTGGATGCAAATTCTCAATCGCACCCATCATAGCGCTAATTTCCATAGCAGCCATCCGGGAGAGGTATATCAAGCGGTTGCCCAATGTATTTTGCGTGGCGACCTAGCGATCTATAAGTTACCTACATTGGCCGCAGCGGGTGCATTAAAGGGTAAAAATGGATTTGGCTTGTGTATCATTAAAGGCCCTAATCCGCACATTGCTACTGATCTAATACCCGAGGTGATTAACACTACGGATGCTGCTCAGCAATTATTCAATCAGTTGGGCATCAGTAGTCAGCTATTTTTAGCGTATTTAAACAGTGAAAACCTGTACAACACTAATCAAAAACAAAATCCTCTAGCCGACGCTTTGCACTTGTTCGCGACGGGTGAGTTACTTGCCTATAAAATTCCTTTGCCACCAAAAGCACCACCAGCAAAAGCAGCAGAATTCCTCCCTGCCACTGCAGCGGATAGGCCAGTGCCTTTGGCACCGGAGGGTACGCGGAATCCAGAGGAAATTGAAACGCCTACTCAGAATATGGTTAGTCCAACTGTTGAATCCAAAGAAAAAAATAGTGATGTGATATCGGATGAGGATGAAACAAAGAAAGCTACATACGATGAGTTTTGTAGTACGGTAGAAGAATTCGAAGTTAGAAATGCGCTATCTGAGCAAGCGTATGCGATGTACACTAAAGAACAATGGAATGAGTTAGAAGCATTATTTAACGATAACAATCTCAATGGCGGTTGGCCTCCCAATCGAGGTGCAATAAGTACGTCAGAGATAACTTTACAAATAGATACTCAGATTGATCGTTATGGCGGATTTATAGATAGGAATACTGGCCAGTTTCGTGATTTTGGTACCTTTGTTTCTTATAAAGGTGAGCCATTTGAAAACAGAGCGCTACCCCCGGATACTAAAAGTAAAACCATGAAGTCATATACGGTGGTTAAGCCCATTCCAAAAGTTAATGCAGGAAAAGCTATTCCTTGGTTTAATCAGGCTGGTCTTGGCACGCAATTAGAAACGCCGTTAACTATTGAAGATTTGGTGAGTAAGGGTTACTTAAAGGAAGTGTGA
- a CDS encoding DNA/RNA non-specific endonuclease — protein sequence MKKLALGLLALVALSAATTQAANCIYGCPTGKSGQVVTRSIYTISNNATTKFADWAAYQVTAATIDGPSRTRTWRVDPSITAANTLEPADYTDAAAVLGTDRGHQVPLAAFSNTADWATTNYLSNITPQAAELNQGPWERLENAERVIARSGQPIFVVTGPLYEWYFGSLPGADESHIIPSGYYKVVIAVINGTVKASAFIMEQDSARADNFCNKEVTIDEVEMRAGINVMPSLSTTIQAPVERSYGGLKSQLGC from the coding sequence ATGAAAAAGCTCGCCCTTGGTTTACTCGCGCTCGTCGCACTCAGCGCTGCCACCACCCAAGCCGCCAACTGTATTTACGGCTGTCCCACCGGAAAATCCGGTCAAGTCGTCACCCGTTCGATTTACACCATCAGCAATAACGCCACCACCAAGTTTGCCGATTGGGCCGCCTATCAAGTCACAGCGGCTACTATCGATGGCCCCTCACGCACCCGCACTTGGCGCGTCGACCCCAGCATCACCGCCGCCAATACTCTCGAACCCGCCGACTACACGGATGCCGCCGCGGTATTGGGTACTGATCGCGGCCACCAAGTCCCACTCGCCGCGTTTAGCAACACCGCCGATTGGGCAACCACCAATTATTTATCCAACATCACCCCGCAAGCCGCCGAATTAAATCAAGGTCCCTGGGAGCGATTGGAAAATGCCGAGCGAGTTATTGCACGCAGTGGGCAACCGATTTTTGTTGTCACCGGCCCACTCTACGAATGGTATTTCGGCTCACTGCCCGGCGCCGATGAATCGCACATCATTCCCTCAGGCTATTACAAAGTTGTCATCGCCGTAATCAACGGCACAGTAAAAGCCTCCGCCTTCATCATGGAACAAGACTCCGCGCGCGCGGATAATTTTTGCAATAAAGAAGTCACCATCGATGAAGTAGAAATGCGCGCAGGCATTAACGTCATGCCCAGTTTATCCACCACGATCCAAGCTCCCGTTGAACGGAGTTACGGTGGATTAAAAAGCCAATTAGGTTGCTAA
- a CDS encoding GNAT family N-acetyltransferase, with product MEIRIGSFDEILVLHNDITELSPLTDTDFFTERIGDKNFLLLVAENKSVLVGYKLGYWIDEQCFYSWLGGVHPNYRKKGIAKKLLLEQERHVSEMGAKEISVKSMNKYKAMLLLLITQNYAITGVQRNVKGDDKILFTKTLNQ from the coding sequence ATGGAAATACGCATTGGTTCATTTGATGAAATATTGGTTCTGCATAATGACATTACAGAGCTTTCACCTCTAACAGACACTGATTTTTTTACGGAGCGTATTGGAGATAAAAATTTCCTTTTGCTTGTTGCAGAAAATAAAAGTGTTTTGGTGGGGTACAAGTTGGGTTATTGGATTGATGAACAATGTTTTTATAGTTGGTTAGGGGGCGTTCATCCTAATTACCGAAAAAAAGGTATAGCGAAAAAATTATTACTTGAGCAAGAACGGCACGTTAGCGAAATGGGGGCAAAAGAAATTTCTGTTAAAAGCATGAATAAGTACAAAGCTATGTTGCTCCTGTTAATCACCCAGAATTATGCGATTACAGGCGTGCAGAGAAATGTAAAAGGGGATGATAAAATTCTTTTTACCAAAACATTGAATCAGTAA
- a CDS encoding S1/P1 nuclease: MKIARFVCGLLLVTTSVQALAWGQNGHRIVGQIANEHLTKKTQQALLPLLGGDLLAEVGTWADEMRSDPAEFWQKDSTRWHYINVAAPKDFDASHYHTPQTKEEVKDIYGGILRCIAALKDKNTPLAERQFYLRFLVHLVGDIHQPMHTGHAEDRGGNLIEVKFFGEQTNLHSLWDTELLESQNLSFSEFAAFINTQDKQLIKTYLTSSPADWLKESMALSESIYQSATPAATNTLPEFSYGYIHQQLPVAEERLLQAGIRLAGLLNSIFDPRAKPGIAALAVKP; this comes from the coding sequence ATGAAGATCGCCCGATTTGTTTGCGGCCTGCTGTTGGTGACCACCAGTGTGCAGGCACTGGCCTGGGGACAAAATGGCCACCGAATAGTTGGCCAGATAGCCAATGAGCACCTGACCAAAAAAACCCAACAAGCCCTGCTGCCATTATTGGGTGGCGACTTGCTGGCCGAAGTGGGCACCTGGGCCGATGAAATGCGCTCCGACCCCGCCGAGTTTTGGCAAAAAGATTCCACCCGCTGGCACTACATTAATGTGGCCGCCCCCAAAGATTTTGATGCAAGCCACTACCACACACCGCAAACCAAAGAAGAAGTAAAAGATATCTACGGCGGCATTTTGCGCTGCATCGCCGCGCTTAAAGATAAAAACACCCCACTCGCCGAGCGCCAGTTTTACTTGCGCTTTCTGGTGCATTTGGTGGGCGATATTCATCAACCCATGCACACCGGCCACGCGGAAGATCGCGGCGGCAATTTGATAGAGGTGAAGTTTTTTGGCGAGCAGACCAATCTGCACTCGCTGTGGGATACCGAGTTACTGGAATCACAAAACCTGAGTTTCAGCGAATTTGCCGCCTTTATTAATACGCAGGACAAACAGCTCATCAAAACCTATTTAACCAGCAGCCCCGCTGACTGGCTCAAAGAATCCATGGCGCTGAGCGAGAGCATCTACCAAAGCGCCACACCCGCAGCAACCAACACCCTGCCCGAATTCAGCTACGGCTACATCCATCAACAACTACCGGTTGCCGAAGAGCGACTGCTGCAAGCGGGCATTCGCCTCGCTGGTTTACTCAACAGCATTTTTGACCCCAGAGCCAAACCGGGCATTGCAGCCTTGGCGGTAAAACCCTAA
- a CDS encoding S9 family peptidase, with protein MIRLKYVRFLAVVFCFVAITGCVVKPNHATPVGSVYVEQPLFIDNGTYKIPAILVKPTQATGKPFPVVVMLHGTASQKNEVGGLYQRLAVDLAEAGIASVRIDFAGTGDSPVDYRFYNLTSAQRDVASTLDYLTTLQDIDAQRIGLIGFSQGGLIAQLVATKDARIKSLVAWSSVSGNGTGVFQSFFDDYYAEAKANGFAVVKFPWRPEPLNFGLQWFEEVKANSSLQDLKNYHGKLLAIAGTADTLVPYESSINIINHAGTTNAELHLIKGADHMFNILGSATANGLAEDQSTAEIVLSITTYWLDKNL; from the coding sequence ATGATTCGTTTAAAGTACGTTAGGTTTTTAGCGGTAGTATTTTGTTTTGTCGCCATCACTGGTTGCGTCGTTAAGCCAAATCATGCAACCCCCGTTGGATCTGTTTATGTCGAGCAGCCATTATTTATCGATAATGGTACTTATAAAATTCCTGCCATTTTAGTAAAGCCAACTCAGGCAACCGGCAAACCATTTCCGGTGGTGGTGATGTTGCATGGCACTGCATCGCAGAAAAATGAAGTGGGGGGATTGTATCAACGTTTGGCTGTTGATTTGGCCGAAGCCGGTATCGCCTCCGTGCGTATCGACTTTGCTGGTACTGGCGATAGCCCGGTGGATTATCGCTTTTATAATCTCACCAGCGCCCAGCGCGATGTTGCCAGCACGCTGGATTATCTAACTACTCTGCAGGATATAGATGCACAGCGCATTGGCCTGATTGGATTTAGTCAGGGCGGATTAATTGCACAGCTCGTTGCCACAAAAGATGCTCGCATTAAATCGCTGGTTGCCTGGTCCAGTGTTAGTGGAAATGGCACTGGTGTTTTCCAATCCTTTTTTGACGACTATTATGCAGAGGCAAAAGCCAATGGTTTTGCAGTCGTAAAATTCCCTTGGCGCCCCGAGCCATTAAATTTTGGTTTGCAGTGGTTTGAAGAAGTTAAAGCCAATAGCAGTTTGCAGGACTTAAAAAATTATCACGGAAAATTACTCGCAATTGCCGGTACAGCGGATACCTTGGTTCCCTACGAGTCATCGATAAATATAATCAACCACGCCGGTACCACCAATGCAGAACTCCACCTTATCAAAGGTGCAGATCATATGTTTAACATTTTAGGTTCAGCTACGGCGAATGGCTTGGCGGAAGATCAATCTACGGCGGAAATTGTACTTTCAATAACCACTTACTGGCTTGATAAAAATTTATAG